A single genomic interval of Suncus etruscus isolate mSunEtr1 chromosome 10, mSunEtr1.pri.cur, whole genome shotgun sequence harbors:
- the BHLHE22 gene encoding class E basic helix-loop-helix protein 22 — MERGLHLGSAATATVGDDDLFLHKSLSAAATAKRLEAAFRSTPPGMDLSLAPPPTRERPASSSSSSPPLGCFEPADPEGAGLLLPPPGGGGGGGGAGVGIPGLLVGSAGVGSEPSLSSLPAGAALCLKYGESANRGSVVAESSGGEQSPDDDSDGRCELVLRAAAGGADPRGSSGAGGVGGGAKAIESCSNAHLQGGGSSVPTGVSGGAGSAGSSSSGGSKKSKEQKALRLNINARERRRMHDLNDALDELRAVIPYAHSPSVRKLSKIATLLLAKNYILMQAQALEEMRRLVAYLNQGQAISAASLPSSAAAAAAAAALHPALGAYEQAAGYPFSAGLPPAASCPEKCALFNSVSSSLCKQCTEKP; from the coding sequence ATGGAGCGTGGGCTGCATTTGGGCTCGGCAGCGACAGCCACCGTGGGGGACGACGACCTATTCCTGCACAAGAGCCTGAGCGCAGCCGCCACCGCTAAGCGCCTGGAGGCGGCTTTCCGCTCCACGCCGCCGGGCATGGACCTGTCCCTGGCTCCGCCACCCACGCGGGAGCGCCCCGCGTCCTCTTCATCCTCGTCGCCTCCGCTGGGCTGCTTCGAACCCGCAGACCCCGAGGGTGCGGGGCTGCTGCTGCCACCGCCTGGGGGTGGAGGAGGCGGCGGTGGCGCCGGGGTGGGCATCCCGGGGCTGCTCGTGGGCTCCGCGGGCGTGGGGAGCGAGCCCAGCTTGAGCAGCCTCCCCGCCGGAGCCGCCTTATGCCTCAAATACGGGGAGAGCGCAAATCGGGGTTCGGTGGTGGCGGAGAGCAGCGGAGGGGAGCAGAGCCCCGATGATGACAGCGACGGCCGCTGTGAGTTGGTCCTCCGGGCTGCAGCCGGAGGCGCAGACCCCCGGGGGTCCTCGGGCGCCGGAGGAGTGGGCGGCGGTGCCAAGGCGATTGAAAGCTGCTCCAACGCGCATCTCCAAGGCGGCGGCTCCAGCGTCCCCACGGGGGTCTCCGGAGGAGCCGGCAGCgcgggcagcagcagcagcggtggCAGCAAGAAATCCAAAGAGCAGAAGGCTTTGAGGCTGAACATCAACGCCCGGGAGAGGCGAAGGATGCACGACCTGAATGATGCCCTGGACGAGCTGCGCGCCGTTATCCCTTACGCGCACAGTCCCTCGGTGCGCAAGCTCTCCAAAATCGCCACGCTGCTGCTGGCTAAAAACTACATCCTCATGCAGGCGCAGGCCCTGGAGGAGATGCGACGCCTCGTCGCCTACCTCAATCAAGGCCAGGCCATCTCAGCCGCCTCCCTGCCCAGCTCCGCagccgcagccgccgccgccgccgccctgcACCCCGCGCTGGGCGCCTACGAGCAGGCGGCCGGGTACCCGTTTAGCGCGGGGCTCCCTCCGGCTGCGTCCTGCCCGGAGAAGTGCGCCCTGTTTAACAGCGTCTCCTCCAGCCTCTGCAAACAGTGCACGGAGAAGCCTTAa